A portion of the Desulfomonilia bacterium genome contains these proteins:
- a CDS encoding polysaccharide biosynthesis/export family protein, with amino-acid sequence MKKALLMMGLFLCLPFVSIAADANYIIGESDSLDISIWGEQNLSRQITVRPDGLISLPLIGEIKADGKTPVELQMEIQQALSKFIKDPKCVVIVLDPKSKQVYVDGQVINPGQFTLDKDIYLSQIISLAGGFTEWARSGSITILRTEGDKRIPIKADYNKIIKGKRPDIKLMPGDTIVVP; translated from the coding sequence ATGAAAAAAGCTCTACTGATGATGGGACTTTTTCTTTGTTTGCCTTTTGTCTCTATAGCAGCGGATGCAAACTATATCATTGGAGAGTCGGACAGTCTTGATATATCCATATGGGGTGAGCAGAATCTGTCAAGACAGATTACGGTAAGGCCGGACGGTCTTATCTCGCTCCCTTTGATTGGAGAAATAAAGGCTGACGGGAAAACACCGGTTGAACTACAGATGGAAATTCAACAGGCTCTTTCCAAATTCATAAAAGATCCGAAATGTGTCGTAATTGTTCTTGATCCGAAGAGCAAGCAGGTCTATGTCGACGGGCAGGTTATAAATCCCGGACAGTTCACCCTGGATAAAGACATCTACTTGTCGCAGATAATTTCTCTAGCGGGCGGTTTTACCGAGTGGGCAAGAAGTGGCTCAATAACAATACTGAGGACCGAAGGCGACAAACGGATACCGATCAAGGCAGACTACAATAAAATAATCAAAGGCAAAAGACCGGATATTAAACTGATGCCGGGAGATACGATAGTTGTGCCGTGA